One genomic window of Ziziphus jujuba cultivar Dongzao chromosome 4, ASM3175591v1 includes the following:
- the LOC107416639 gene encoding xanthohumol 4-O-methyltransferase-like produces the protein MVLMQNHANLLVPWHCFSGCVKEGGFAFNKAHGSGIWAFASQNPDFNKLFNDAMECSSRIMSKAIVSAYKDGFGSVKSLVDVGGGTGRTMAEIVKAYPHIKGINFDLPHVIATAPAYDGVSHIGGDMFEGIPNADAVFIKWILHDWDDEYCVKILKNCRKAVPEKSGKVIIIDMVLKAKGNDNIFDEIGMMFDMVTLALTEGGKERTDKEWKKILKEGGFPRYKIINIPAVASIIEAYPE, from the exons ATGGTTTTAATGCAGAACCATGCAAATTTATTGGTTCCATGGCACTGTTTTAGTGGATGCGTCAAGGAAGGTGGATTTGCCTTCAACAAGGCCCATGGCAGTGGCATCTGGGCCTTCGCGTCTCAGAATCCTGATTTCAACAAACTGTTCAATGATGCCATGGAGTGCTCGTCTAGGATCATGTCCAAGGCAATTGTCTCAGCGTACAAAGATGGTTTTGGCAGTGTGAAATCGCTGGTGGACGTGGGTGGTGGGACCGGAAGGACCATGGCTGAGATCGTGAAAGCGTATCCCCACATCAAAGGGATCAACTTCGATTTGCCACATGTCATCGCCACAGCTCCTGCCTACGATGGGGTGTCCCACATTGGAGGTGATATGTTTGAGGGCATTCCAAATGCTGATGCTGTTTTCATCAAG TGGATATTGCACGACTGGGACGACGAATACTGCGTAAAGATCTTGAAAAATTGTAGGAAAGCTGTACCAGAAAAGAGTGGCAAAGTTATAATAATAGACATGGTTTTGAAAGCAAAAGGGAACGACAATATTTTTGATGAGATAGGAATGATGTTTGATATGGTGACGCTAGCACTTACCGAAGGTGGAAAAGAGAGAACCGACAAGGAATGGAAGAAGATATTGAAAGAGGGAGGTTTCCCCCGTTATAAAATCATCAACATTCCTGCGGTTGCATCCATTATTGAAGCCTATCCAGAATGA